Proteins from a single region of Macaca fascicularis isolate 582-1 chromosome 5, T2T-MFA8v1.1:
- the LOC102123657 gene encoding growth-regulated alpha protein translates to MARAALSAAPSNPRLLRVALLLLLLVATGRRATGAPVATELRCQCLQTLQGIHPKNIQSVIVKAPGPHCAETEVIATLKNGQKACLNPASPMVQKIIEKILNKGSTD, encoded by the exons ATGGCCCGCGCCGCGCTCTCCGCAGCCCCCAGCAATCCTCGGCTCCTGCGGGTGGCgctgctgctcctgctcctgGTGGCCACCGGAAGGCGGGCAACAG GAGCACCCGTGGCCACTGAACTGCGCTGCCAGTGCTTGCAGACCCTACAGGGAATTCACCCCAAGAACATCCAAAGTGTGATTGTGAAGGCCCCAGGACCCCACTGCGCCGAAACCGAAGTCAT AGCCACACTCAAGAATGGGCAGAAAGCTTGTCTCAACCCCGCATCCCCCATGGTTCAGAAAATCATCGAAAAGATACTGAACAA GGGGAGCACCGACTGA